From Theileria annulata chromosome 1, complete sequence, *** SEQUENCING IN PROGRESS ***, one genomic window encodes:
- a CDS encoding uncharacterized protein (SMART 2 transmembrane domains at aa 443-465 and 472-494;~2 probable transmembrane helices predicted for TA02755 by TMHMM2.0 at aa 443-465 and 472-494), giving the protein MIFNIIFIFFIYNKFFINTININNNLKDNLKNNNNNLNNNLKDNLNEILLEKQKFIGNNKKIIKLFNRNNSSVTVSGPPDSTTTLGKGANFTLMECTLGKGANFTAMECNTEETPIGVGGTVGRGPYTVTEGLERKKNILMKFGNTLNKYDTTTTYSPNYPNTPNSTGGSTTTTYSPNGMGTNGTGYGYDQMGQPQQPMAPNTMASNPMGQSQPVNQPMDQGMVSNPMTQPVNQPMVQPMDNSMVPNPMNPMGNPMNPMNSMGNPMNPMNPMTNGTDSMNPMMQPYQNVPEGYPNPNYIPQQNMNNNEKDIHDNIYFTICNYFFHMSSYSSNSFFFPECSKPTNSIQNQSINTPIPQQYCNTYSNKLPNLNYIPLVLSSLVSYSTYGVLVSSIHCNGIISEFKMNDNKWLLIKENNLICLTRSQPVDTFQFIEFKDNFCNKFFFSSQILLVFHYGACYIPLRGSYSYPSYTLLVIYCIYTLSYIPSYLVGLVIYPLWGLNENSIGGLMIRCNENQRTLIELNSLIKTISLKLFNQQHIITLLEIPYLTSVEYLRLDYSLTTLLDSLDYLYIIVYINVY; this is encoded by the exons atgatttttaatattatttttatattctttatatataataaattttttatcaatacaattaatataaataataatttaaaagataatttgaaaaataataataataatttaaataataatttgaaagataatttgaatgaaatattattagaaaaacaaaaatttattggaaataataaaaaaattattaaactatTTAATCGCAATAATtcctccgttacggtgtcaggTCCACCAGACAGTACTACTACCCttggaaagggagctaattttacccttatggagtgtaccctgggaaagggagctaattttacagccatggAGTGTAATACTGAGGAAACTCCTATCGGGGTTGGTGGTACTGTTGGCCGTGGACCTtacaccgtaacggaaggATTAGAAagaaaaaaaaatatattaatgaaatttggaaatacattaaataaatatgatacTACAACTACTTATAGTCCTAATTATCCCAATACTCCTAACAGTACTGGAGGttctactactactacttaTAGTCCTAATGGTATGGGTACTAATGGAACTGGATATGGATATGATCAAATGGGACAACCTCAACAACCCATGGCACCAAATACTATGGCATCAAATCCTATGGGACAATCACAACCAGTTAATCAACCTATGGATCAAGGAATGGTATCCAATCCTATGACACAACCTGTAAATCAACCTATGGTACAACCTATGGATAATTCAATGGTACCAAATCCCATGAATCCTATGGGTAATCCTATGAACCCTATGAATTCTATGGGTAATCCTATGAATCCTATGAATCCTATGACTAATGGTACTGATAGTATGAATCCTATGATGCAACCATATCAAAATGTACCAGAAGGATATCCTaatccaaattatataccacaacaaaatatgaataataatgaaaaagaTATACATGATA atatttattttacaatttgtaattattttttccatatGAGTAGTTACAGCAGCAA TTCATTTTTCTTTCCGGAATGTTCAAAACCTACAAATTCAATACAAAATCAATCAATAAATACACCAATACCACAACAATATTGTAATACATATTCTAACAAATTACCCAAtcttaa ttatatacctttAGTACTTAGTTctttagttagttatagtACTTACGGGGTCCTAGTTAGTTCCATA CACTGTAATGGAATAATTAGTGAATTTAAGATgaatgataataaatggttattaattaaagaaaataatttaatttgtttaacaAGAAGTCAACCTGTTGATACATTTcaatttattgaatttaaagataatttttgtaataaatttttcttttcaagtcaaattttattggtattccattacggtgcttg CTATATACCCCTCCGGGGCTCCTATAGTTATCCTAGTTATACACTACTAGTTATCTACTGTATTTATAcccttagttatatacctagtTACCTAGTAggattagttatttatccCCTTTGGGGGTTA AATGAAAATAGTATTGGTGGATTAATGATAAGATGTAATGAAAATCAAAGAAcattaattgaattaaattcattaattaaaacaatatcactcaaattattcaatcAACAACATATTATCACATTATTAGAAATTCCATAT TTGACTAGTGTAGAGTACTTAAGACTAGattactccttaactactctacTAGACTCCTTAGactatttatatataattgtgtatataaatgtatattag
- a CDS encoding uncharacterized protein (Tap152h01.q1c.C.cand.46 - score = 29.77) has translation MELKCIGINNFGKLLKPKTKNEKIKSSNIKIIPYDIYEIWLERNEILLNNNKLQNSNFNKLNNLNLNWRDEIFTEKFRKSLINYSENSIINTLFYYINISNSINTNNTLNSINNTNSINTINTIKDIKNIKDIIKDIEENLDKLLGVDCGIILCCLIKLNIYNNKLIIKLCNKIIQRNEIFSKFSLIYSLQSLVYIINSSNTVLGQTDTVPPPKGISSKVSSKDISSTTSTVGASTVTKGKGANFMPMECTSEKNLNEIAVVTKTGESDTFVDTVDTTGKGANSMVTECTIGNSSNIEETPFGVDGEDTSLGGPHTVTEKYESKKLFIKTLNILIKNLEKFDINLIAQIVNIITKTNININTQLQFISNYINFVTVSGTTETNSPDSNSTTDNTSTLRASTVTEENSTIQIAAPGKGANDTFSTTGKGANFTATECTMGKGANFMPMECTMGKGANSMPMECTTTNNEEAPYGATCAVGASTVTYINSMTIYYLLNGFSRGKLMNKNLFNYMKNIILQNYKNYNINIITSILNSYSKFLYTNRTTVATDSTDHTDTTVHTLTTDHTPITVHTNTTNNMYNNILNKEYLELYCKLADEIIIRSEELNSLHISIISNAYSKILLCHEELFQILLEKFIQLYYTFEPRQIAMFLHSINKLQFQTHHLHYLINTSLKVIY, from the exons atgGAATTGAAATGTAttggtataaataattttggtaaattattaaaaccaaaaacaaaaaatgaaaaaattaaatcatcaaat aTAAAGATAATACCATATGATATATATGAAATATGGTTAGAAAGAAATGAAATCTTattaaacaataataaattacaaaattctaattttaataaattaaataatttaaatttgaattgGAGAGATGAAATATTTACAGAAAAGTTTCgtaaatcattaattaattattcagaaaattcaattataaatacattattttattatataaatatatcaaattcaattaatactaataatacactcaattctattaataatactaattctattaatactattaatactattaaggatattaagaatattaagGATATAATTAAAGATATTGAAGAgaatttagataaattattaggaGTAGATTGTGGTATTATATTATGttgtttaataaaattaaatatatataataataaattaataataaaactttgtaataaaattatacaacgtaatgaaatttttagtaaattttcacttatatattcattacaATCActtgtttatattattaactcCTCCAatacggtgcttggtcaaacgGATACTGTTCCTCCTCCTAAGGGTATTAGTAGTAAGGTTAGTAGTAAggatattagtagtactactagtaccgttggagcaagcaccgttactaagggaaagggagctaattttatgcctatggagtgtactagtgagaaaaatttgaatgaaattgctgttgtaactaaAACTGGGGAGTCGGATACTTTTGTGGATACTGTGGATACTactggaaagggagctaattctatggttacagagtgtactataggtaatagtagtaatatTGAGGAAACCCCTTTCGGGGTTGATGGTGAGGATACTTCTCTTGGTGGACCtcacaccgtaacggagaAATATGagagtaaaaaattatttataaaaacattaaatatattaataaaaaatttagaaaaatttgatataaatttaatagcacaaattgttaatattattacaaaaacaaatattaatattaatacacaattacaatttatttccaattatattaacttcgttacggtgtcaggTACAACAGAAACTAATAGTCCTGATAGTAACAGTACTACTGATAATACTAGTACCCTTagagcaagcaccgttacggaggAAAATTCTACTATCCAAATTGCTGCTCCCGGAAAGGGAGCAAATGACACTTTTAGTACtacgggaaagggagctaattttacagccacagagtgtactatgggaaagggagctaattttatgcctatggagtgtactatgggaaagggagctaattctatgcctatggagtgtactactactaataatgAGGAAGCCCCTTACGGGGCTACTTGTGccgttggagcaagcaccgtaacgtatataaattctatgacaatatattatttattaaatggatTTTCTAGAggaaaattaatgaataaaaatttatttaattatatgaaaaatattattttacaaaattataaaaattataatattaatattattacatcAATTCTTAATTCatattctaaatttttatataccAATCGTACTACAGTAGCTACAGATAGTACTGACCACACCGATACTACTGTCCATACACTAACCACAGACCATACACCTATTACTGTACATACAAATActacaaataatatgtataataatatattgaataaagaatatttggaattatattgtaaattagcagatgaaataataatacgTTCAGAAGAATTGAATTCATTACatatatcaataatatcaaatgcttatagtaaaatattattatgtcATGAAgaattatttcaaattctattagaaaaatttatacaactttattatacatttgaACCTAGACAAATTGCTATGTTCTTACATtccattaataaattacaatttcAAACACATCATTTACATTATCTAATTAATACATCACTCAAGGTAATATACTAG
- a CDS encoding ribosomal protein L15, putative (SMART pfam:Ribosomal_L15 (PF01305) at aa 160-253, E()=1.10e-03), translating to MLKYNKIKFIFGNNFTHCNFINKFNINSQLQFISNYINSNTVSSITVTGPPNSIPPPNRAVTKDSSTIGKVTLGPSTVTEENTITTIKGTTIKEISTEGIGTVGPHTVTEKIRKDIIKYNEILRGIHYNEQNKEKFIPHPFNRRFAFTKLPIFPIEPRNLRIHGLLKKKKRGIGKKCNSKGIRHKHLKKRGNKPYNRTFEGGQTPLYKRLPKFKQSILQQNDKKYDVLNLCKLRYFIEKGRLDIRFPITQRHLYDSKCIKIKNGVHLFNVVRYPVTVLGHTAGHQPLKGNGYPFPYKIDISVASCDQSSIDVIKAVGGNITIIHYDKISLRAHIKPYKYEILPKSSRPDIKRVYELEKFRLMGCNVIYIKPFWLIQEENKLLQQFKELYQSIQYTIN from the exons atgttgaaatataataaaataaaatttatatttggaaataattttacacattgtaattttataaataaatttaatattaattcacaattacaatttatttccaattaTATTAACTCCAATACGGTGTCTTCCattacggtgactggtccaCCAAACAGTATTCCTCCTCCTAACCGTGCTGTTACTAAGGATAGTAGTACTATTGGAAAGGTTACCTTaggaccaagcaccgttacggaggaaaatactattactactattaaGGGAACTACTATTAAGGAAATTAGTACTGAGGGAATTGGTACCGTTGGACCtcacaccgtaacggaaaaaattagaaaagatataataaaatataatgaaatattaagaGGAATACATTATAATGaacaaaataaagaaaaatttATACCACATCCTTTTAATCGTAGATTTGCATTTACTAAATTACCTATTTTCCCAATTGAACCCAGAAATCTAAGAATACAC GGATTAttaaagaagaaaaaaagAGGAATTGGTAAGAAATGTAATAGTAAAGGAATCCGTCataaacatttaaaaaaacGTGGTAATAAACCATATAATCGTACATTTGAAGGTGGTCAAACACCATTATATAAACGTTTACccaaatttaaacaatCCATTTTACAAca aaatgataaaaaatatgatgtattgaatttatgtaaattacgttattttattgaaaaaGGACGATTAGATATACGTTTTCCTATAACACAACGACATTTATATGATTCtaaatgtattaaaattaaaaatggtgttcatttatttaatgtgGTACGTTaccccgttacggtgcttggtcacacGGCCGGCCACCAACCTCTGAAAGGG AATGGATATCCGTTTCcatataaaattgatataagTGTTGCAAGTTGTGATCAATCAAGTATTGATGTAATTAAAGCAGTAGGTGGTAATATCACAATAATACATTATGATAAAATCTCATTAAGAGCACATATCAAACcatataaatatgaaatcTTACCCAAATCT AGTAGACCAGATATAAAGAGAGTATATGAATTGGAGAAATTCCGTTTGATGGGATGTaatgttatttatattaaaccattttggttaattcaagaagaaaataaattattacaacaATTCAAAGAATTATATCAAAGTATTcaatatacaattaattaa
- a CDS encoding pepsinogen, putative (Tap152h01.q1c.C.cand.47 - score = 16.97;~SMART pfam:asp (PF00026) at aa 135-471, E()=4.90e-18), which translates to MIKCIIIAIIIKLINTLPYCSDININKPCIYNGPIQKRIFVLKSLTPNENKTTEEINEENWHNVNKGFIHYFYRSSVTGSGPTASNGPKEAVTEDSSTVGPNTVTEENTSTPGKGANSMPMECNSSNIEEYPSGVGRGPHSVTGKTKLINIKLHNGILIPHLRHVQYALNMGVGTPKQEINPIIDTGSTNTWVISQNCISNTCEGVASFNSKKSETFNPINEGLKIKFGTGIIKGVLGIDNITIGNDIIKQQIFGLVNEENSNIFNVIKFQGIIGLGFPKLAFDHHTSLYDNYSKQINADLIFSLYFSNQYSYLMMGGIDKRFYKGDLYMLPVIRELYWEIKLYELWIGNIKLCCNNESYIIFDSGTSFNTMPHTEFLLFKQYIKPKYCNGLENIYEEYPIIKYKLEGGIEINIEPQEYIFLHKDKCRIAYMQIDVPSSYGRAFILGTQAFMTHYYTVYQRQPPMVRYGACSNSNSTKTGSLTPQRGFLTSERGLFSYTSYLPLVVIYLQYLVLFPGSI; encoded by the exons atgataaaatgtataataatcgcaataataataaaattaataaatacattaCCATATTGTAGtgatattaatattaataaaccttgtatatataatggtCCAATACAAAAG aGAATATTTGTATTGAAATCATTAACACCAAATGAGAATAAAACAAcagaagaaataaatgaagaaaattggcataatgtaaataaaggatttatacattatttttatcgttcttccgttacggggTCAGGTCCAACAGCAAGTAATGGACCTAAGGAAGCTGTTACTGAGGATAGTAGTACAGTTGGACCAAACACCGTTACTGAGGAAAATACTAGTACcccgggaaagggagctaattctatgccTATGGAATgtaatagtagtaatatTGAGGAATACCCCTCCGGGGTTGGCCGTGGACCTCACTCCGTAACGGGAAAAaccaaattaataaatataaaattacataatggtatattaataccaCATTTAAGACATGTACAATATGCATTGAATATGGGTGTTGGTACACCAAAACAAGAAATAAATCCAATAATAGATACGGGTAGTACAAATACTTGGGTAATATCACAAAATTGTATATCAAATACTTGTGAAGGTGTTGCATCatttaatagtaaaaaatCGGAAACTTTTAATCCTATAAATGAAggattaaaaattaaatttggtACTGGTATTATTAAAGGTGTTTTAGgtattgataatattactattggtaatgatattattaaacaaCAAATTTTTGGTCTTgttaatgaagaaaattctaatatttttaat gtaataaaatttcaagGTATAATTGGATTAGGATTTCCTAAATTAGCATTTGATCATCATACATCACTTTAtgataattattctaaacaaattaatgcagatttaatcttttcattatatttctCAAATCaa tattcatatttaatgatGGGTGGTATTGATAAAAGATTTTATAAAGGAGATTTATATATGTTACCAGTAATTAGAGAATTATATTGggaaattaaattatatgaattatggattggtaatattaaattatgttgtaataatgaatcttatattattttcgATTCTGGTACTTCATTTAATACTATGCCACATActgaatttttattatttaaacaatatattaaaccCAAATATTGTAATG gattagaaaatatatatgaagaatatccaataataaaatataaattagaagGTGGTattgaaataaatatagaaCCAcaagaatatatatttcttCATAAAGATAAATGTCGTATTGCTTATATGCAAATTGATGTACCATCAAGTTATGGACGTGCATTTATACTTGGTACACAAGCTTTTATGacacattattatactGTTTATCAAAGACAACCACCTATGgtacgttacggtgcttgctccaacagCAACAGCACCAAAACGGGTTCACTAACTCCCCAAAGGGGCTTCTTAACCTCTGAGAGGGGTCTCTTTAGTTATACTAGTTATTTACCCTtagtagttatatacctacAGTATTTAGTTCTCTTTCCAGGGTCTATTTAG
- a CDS encoding uncharacterized protein (Tap152h01.q1c.C.cand.43 - score = 8.99;~Signal peptide predicted for TA02770 by SignalP 2.0 HMM (Signal peptide probability 0.640, signal anchor probability 0.007) with cleavage site probability 0.426 between residues 21 and 22) translates to MHLKESRYLLVLGSNPVTVLAQTATNSTTNSTVVPSTKDIGSTRDIGTTGPSTLTEENSTTKIAASGKGANLPITSVSTSPSTVTEENSTIQIAAPKVLTRPIGTRFESQSFTTTSNTSNITEVNTTVLDTLTETVTEEKFHPFCCT, encoded by the coding sequence ATGCACCTAAAGGAGTCAAGGTACCTATTGGTACTAGGTTCGAatcccgttacggtgcttgctcaaACGGCcactaatagtactactaaCAGTACAGTTGTACctagtactaaggatattgGTAGTACTAGGGATATTGGTACCACTGGACCAAGCACCTTAACGGAGGAAAATTCTACTACCAAAATTGCTGCTtctggaaagggagctaatcTACCTATTACTAGTGTAAGTACTAGtccaagcaccgttacggaggAAAATTCTACTATCCAaattgctgcacctaaagTACTTACTAGACCCATAGGTACTAGGTTCGAATCCCAGTCCTTCACTACTACTAGTAATACTAGTAATATTACTGAGGTTAATACTACTGTACTAGACACCCTTACGGAGACCGTTACCGAAGAAAAATTCCACCCAttttgctgcacctaa
- a CDS encoding coatamer, beta subunit, putative (could have another exon in between the exonVI & exon VII;~SMART pfam:Adaptin_N (PF01602) at aa 1-471, E()=4.00e-02), whose amino-acid sequence MDVSSLFMDIIRFALPNNDHRIKRLVYLFFQTFNMCKHDGTPRDEVILVCNGLRNDLCSPNEYVRGSVLRLLSNLTIFNIIQPLIPSIIINIEHKEPYVYRNALLCLTNISERFGSDLITSSFKTIENFITSCDDVFGTVRAYKLLETCNLDLCIQFILAIESNILSLSPLIHLAILGSFEKLSSINEQIKQMMLRILTILLQFSNNNSVLFFSSNLLIKFHHINNKEEMKICCKCLIKVLLNESDLNIKMIIIDKLMKLNKLSNEILLENVLENFINELLKGLSITNLMISNKILNLIIKLCNKTNINLILKNLLNQFKKENTREFIKFQYLILQFFYQIYEKFSYPLLIILDELINYLIDNFIISFKISLLLINTINSVTGSGTPDSNGPKVSKDIKDITGTAGASTVTDSTSPTMSTTNSTKDPIGASTVTEENSTTKIASPGKGANDTFDTTGKGANFTAMECTMGKGANFTAMECTMGKGANFTAMECTMGKGANFTATKCTVGASTVTEGKGANFTLMKCTKGLRDSRVDNELVDKIIKKIIRIIDKIKYKEVLINCLYIIGEFSQDNYFILYSYYLFNKVPVTGFPVTVTGATGSNGPEVSSIGVGTVGASTVTEENSNKIAAPKDINKDIGVNISTNVAPFGAVCRGTDPVTEENEFNKILINNKDILLYNTFANTLLKLIYKNNRKLINKDPIYVEGYIKLIGNKIYFNINIENRSNEILQNISLDLSTGTNMQLISNMLIMNRKMIKLLPNEIITTQVKFRIDSSTNEIVYGYVYYSTCNTILLQCLSFNPLHISLYNFIHKNYISGQQFRHYWNDFQWENVIKLINIKLKPINLIKIIIKFTHMTIIHDFSHYGVTYHGKNRFLNGVHSDRLYHGTDGIQGSNRILGLGMEGLDSGIGIGMEGLGDYKGLGFDSVDSGLDGLDGGDSGLVDRELEGSEGYELNEIELEELKEKLLNESFLSINFFLKTIFGIRNGDWYTAH is encoded by the exons ATGGATGTATCAAGTTTATTTATGGATATTATAAGATTTGCATTACCAAATAATGATCATCGTATTAAAAGACttgtttatttattttttcaaactTTTAATATGTGTAAACATGATGGTACACCACGTGATGAAGTTATACTTGTCTG taatGGATTAAGAAATGATTTATGTTCACCTAATGAATATGTTCGTGGTTCTGTATTAcgtttattatcaaatcttactattttcaatattatacaacCATTAATACCTTcaatcattattaatatt GAACATAAAGAACCTTATGTATATCGTAATGCATTATTATgtttaacaaatatatcAGAACGTTTTGGTTCTGATCTTATAACATCATCATTTAAAACTATcgaaaattttattacatcC tgTGATGATGTATTTGGTACTGTAAGAGCATATAAATTACTTGAAACTTGTAATCTTGATTTATgtatacaatttatacTTGCAATTGAAT caaatatattaagttTATCACCATTAATACATTTGGCTATATTAGGatcatttgaaaaattatcaaGTATAAATGaacaaataaaacaaatgaTGTTAAGAATTCTTACtattttattacaattctctaataataattccGTTTTATTCTTCTCTtccaatttattaatcaaattcCATCATATCAATA ataaagAAGAAATGAAAATATGTTGTAAATGTTTAATAAAAGTATTATTGAATGAAAGTGATTTGAATATAAAGATGATAATaatagataaattaatgaaattaaataaattaagtaatgaaatattattagaaaatgtattagaaaattttataaatgaattattaaaaggATTAAgtattacaaatttaatgatatcaaataaaatcttaaacttgataataaaattgtgtaataaaacaaatataaatttaatattaaaaaatttgttaaatcaatttaaaaaagaaaatacaagagaatttataaaatttcaatatttaatattacaatttttttatcaaatttatgaaaaattttcttatccactattaattatattagatgaattaattaattatttaattgataattttattatatcatttaaaatttctttattattaattaatactattaactCCGTTACGGGGTCAGGTACACCAGACAGTAATGGACCTAAGGTTAGTAAGGATATTAAGGATATTACGGGTACTgctggagcaagcaccgtaacggatAGTACTAGTCCAACCATGAGTACTACCaatagtactaaggatcctattggagcaagcaccgtaacggaggaAAATTCTACTACTAAAATTGCTTCTCCCGGAAAGGGAGCAAATGACACTTTTGATACTactggaaagggagctaattttacagccatggagtgtaccatgggaaagggagctaattttacagccatggagtgtaccatgggaaagggagctaattttacagccatggagtgtaccatgggaaagggagctaattttacagctacTAAGTGTAccgttggagcaagcaccgtaacggagggaaagggagctaattttacccTTATGAAGTGTACTAAGGGATTACGGGATAGTAGAGTGGATAATGAATTGgtagataaaataataaagaaaataataagaataatagataaaataaaatataaagaagtattaattaattgtttatatattattggtGAATTTTCACaagataattatttcatattatattcttattatttattcaataagGTGCCCGTTACGGGGTttcccgttacggtgactggtgCTACTGGCAGTAATGGACCTGAGGTTAGTAGTATTGGAGTTGGTACAGTaggagcaagcaccgttactgaGGAAAATTCTAACAAAATTGCTGCTCCTAAGGATATTAATAAGGATATTGGAGttaatattagtactaATGTAGCCCCTTTTGGGGCAGTTTGCCGTGGTACTGAccccgtaacggaagaaaatgagtttaataaaatattaataaataataaagatatattattatataatacatttgctaatacattattaaaattaatatataaaaataatcgtaagttaataaataa gGATCCAATATATGTAGAAGgatatattaaattgattGGTAATAagatatattttaatataaatattgaGAATAGAAGTAATGAGATATTACAGAATATATCATTAGATTTATCAACAGGTACAAATATGCAATTGATATCAAATatgttaataatgaatagAAAAATGatcaaattattaccaaatgaaataataacaacACAAGTAAAATTCCGTATAGATTCATCAACAAATGAAATTGTTTATGGTTACGTATATTATTCTACTTgtaatacaattttattacaatGTTTAAGTTTCAATCCATTAcatatttcattatataattttattcataaaaattatatttctGGACAACAATTCCGTCATTATTGGAATGATTTCCAATGGgaaaatgttattaaattaattaatatcaaattaaaaccaataaatttaataaaaattattattaaatttacacataTGACTATTATACATGATTTTTCTCATTACGGTGTTACATATCACGGGAAAAATAGGTTTCTAAATGGAGTTCACAGTGATAGGTTATATCATGGTACAGATGGGATTCAAGGTAGTAATAGGATATTAGGATTAGGAATGGAAGGATTAGATAGTGGAATAGGTATTGGTATGGAAGGATTAGGAGATTATAAAGGATTAGGATTTGATAGTGTAGATAGTGGATTAGATGGACTAGATGGAGGAGATAGTGGATTAGTAGATAGAGAATTGGAAGGTTCGGAAGGTTATGAATTGAATGAAATAGAATTAGAAgaattaaaagaaaaattattaaatgaatcatttttatcaataaacttttttttaaaaactaTTTTTGGTATCCGTAACGGTGACTGGTACACGGCTCACTAG